TTCACGGCGTCCACAATCTCTTCCCTTCCTCCGTAGCCGAGCAGCAGATTCAACTCATATGTTTTGTTGTTCCTGGTCAGGTGTTCAATTTTGCCCATCGCCTCCTGTATTTCTCTAGGAAACAGCGCGCGCCTGCCCAGGAACCGCACCTTCACATCATACTTGCCCCGCTCCTTCCCACTCTTTTTCCTGTCCTCCTCCATAATCTCGTTCAAATATTTTTTGAAAAGCCCGAAGAGCTTCTCTATTTCCTCGGGATTCCTCCGCGCGTTGTCCGTTGAGAATCCCCACATGCTGAGCGTGCGCACATCATGCTCCTTGCACCATTTCAGCACATCGCCTATCTTCCGTATTCCCTTGTCGTACCCTTCGACTATGCTCACGTGGTTTTTGTTCGCCCATCTCCTGTTTGCGGTTTTTCAAATTCCGTCAGGGATGATGGCGATATGCTTAGGCACGGTTCCAAGTTTCTTTTTCATAGCGTCAACCTACCCACATCCACTTCATCACTTAGAAAGCTTCCTTATGAAATCCACCAGCCGGTTCGAATACCCGAATTCATTGTCGTACCATGCCGAGATTTTCACCAGGTTCCCCATGACTTTAGTCAGCTTCGAGTCCACTATCGCGCTTTCCCTGGTTCCTATTATATCCCGTGAAACAAGGTCTTCCTCGCTGTATCCCAGTATTCCCCTAAGCTCATTTTCGCTCGCCCTTTTGAGCTCGGCATTCACGCTCTTCGCGTCGGTTTCCTGCTTCACCAGGAGCACGATGTCGTTGAGCGAACCGTCCGGAACCGGGACCCTGAACGCGACCCCATCCAGCTTCCCCTTGAGTGCGGGCAGCACATCCCCTATAGCCTTCGCGGCTCCTGTCTTGGTGGGAATTATGCTCACTCCAGCTGCTCGCGCCCTTCTCAAATCCTCGTGGCTCCCGTCAAGTATGCGCTGGTCGTTCGTGTACGCGTGCACAGTGCTCATGAACCCCCTCTCTATTCCGAATTTCTCGTCGATTACCTTCAATATCGGGGCAAGGCAGTTGGTGGTGCAGCTGGCGAGCGAGAACAATTTATGCTCCTTGTTCAGAATCTGGTCGTTAACCCCAGGGACTATGGTCGCGTCGCACTGCTCAGCAGGCGCCGAAATAAGGACTTTTTTCGCCCCTGCGACGATGTGCTTTTCCGCGTCCTCCCTGCTCCTGAACTCCCCGCTGCTTTCCAGCACCACATCCACTTCAAGCTCCTTCCACGGAAGCTTGAGCGGGTCCTTTTCCTGTATCCATCTTATCTT
The DNA window shown above is from Candidatus Micrarchaeia archaeon and carries:
- the gap gene encoding type I glyceraldehyde-3-phosphate dehydrogenase; translated protein: MKVAISGFGRIGKTFLRAAVAQGALGRDFDVVAINTRSKPEMHAHLFKYDSTFGRFDGTVEVRDGFFIVNGHKIRWIQEKDPLKLPWKELEVDVVLESSGEFRSREDAEKHIVAGAKKVLISAPAEQCDATIVPGVNDQILNKEHKLFSLASCTTNCLAPILKVIDEKFGIERGFMSTVHAYTNDQRILDGSHEDLRRARAAGVSIIPTKTGAAKAIGDVLPALKGKLDGVAFRVPVPDGSLNDIVLLVKQETDAKSVNAELKRASENELRGILGYSEEDLVSRDIIGTRESAIVDSKLTKVMGNLVKISAWYDNEFGYSNRLVDFIRKLSK